One genomic window of Cupriavidus malaysiensis includes the following:
- the gspI gene encoding type II secretion system minor pseudopilin GspI, with protein MTHRPARQARRGFTLIEVLVALTILAVALTAAMRAMGSMIEAGSALQNRMLAEWSAENHLANLRLTKAWPEPGTRGYECPQGGVALYCEETVSGTPNPFFRRVEIAVYPSAADRSVRLAWLVTILPNESRNLL; from the coding sequence ATGACGCACCGCCCTGCGCGCCAGGCCCGGCGCGGCTTCACCCTGATCGAAGTGCTGGTGGCGCTGACCATCCTGGCGGTGGCGCTGACCGCCGCGATGCGCGCGATGGGGTCGATGATCGAGGCCGGCTCCGCCCTGCAGAACCGCATGCTGGCCGAGTGGAGCGCCGAAAACCATCTCGCCAACCTGCGCCTGACCAAGGCCTGGCCCGAACCGGGCACGCGCGGCTACGAATGCCCGCAGGGCGGCGTGGCGCTGTATTGCGAGGAAACGGTCTCGGGCACCCCCAATCCCTTCTTCCGCCGCGTCGAGATCGCGGTCTACCCGTCCGCCGCCGACCGTTCGGTGCGGCTGGCCTGGCTGGTCACCATCCTTCCCAATGAATCGCGCAATCTGCTCTGA
- a CDS encoding PulJ/GspJ family protein codes for MNRAICSERGPRRASPGFTLLEMLVAITLLAVIAVIGWRGLDAMTRGRERLVDHDARLDALKVLYGQFQSDCEHLASPAALQGSPVEFAPGLLLMVRDRRSENNPTTWQVVAYRLDGNTVVRAAAPPADNRGAVQAALQVLRRPDGGPARALVANADALTVRAWVEPGGWQTDSAAVRGALLAGSVSAVPASSVVVAATSGPVLRGLELTLMARMGDGDTPRRFQKTCLTGL; via the coding sequence ATGAATCGCGCAATCTGCTCTGAGCGCGGGCCGCGCCGCGCCAGTCCGGGCTTCACCCTGCTCGAGATGCTGGTGGCCATCACCTTGCTGGCGGTGATCGCCGTGATCGGCTGGCGCGGCCTCGATGCGATGACGCGCGGGCGCGAACGCCTCGTCGACCACGATGCCCGCCTCGATGCGCTCAAGGTGCTGTACGGCCAGTTCCAGTCCGACTGCGAACACCTGGCGAGCCCGGCCGCGCTGCAGGGCAGCCCGGTGGAGTTCGCTCCCGGCCTGCTGCTGATGGTGCGCGATCGCCGCAGCGAGAACAATCCGACCACCTGGCAGGTGGTCGCCTACCGGCTCGACGGCAATACCGTGGTACGCGCGGCCGCGCCGCCCGCCGACAACCGCGGTGCCGTGCAGGCCGCCCTGCAGGTGCTGCGGCGTCCGGACGGCGGCCCGGCGCGGGCGCTGGTGGCCAACGCCGACGCGCTGACGGTTCGCGCCTGGGTCGAACCCGGCGGCTGGCAGACCGACAGCGCCGCGGTGCGCGGTGCGCTGCTGGCCGGCAGCGTGTCGGCGGTGCCGGCCTCCTCGGTCGTGGTCGCGGCCACCAGCGGCCCGGTGCTGCGCGGGCTGGAACTGACGCTGATGGCACGCATGGGCGACGGCGACACGCCCCGCCGCTTCCAGAAGACCTGCCTGACCGGCCTATGA
- the gspK gene encoding type II secretion system minor pseudopilin GspK: MTTRRLPAALATRRAGARRRARGAAVVTALLIVTLAVVVVSGMLWRQQVQIRSVENQRLVAQAAWIERAAVDWARLILRDDQRRTSVDQLGEPWAVPVAETRLSDFLGAALRTDQAGETSFLSGRVMDAQARFNLNNLVIWTTVEGQGSAATIDTIALAAYRRLLQTLGQNGALADATARYLLAAQRGRQGGARSPRPPDSAEDLLAVPGYTPQIVAALAPFVILLPERTVVNANTADPEVLAAVIENLPLDRARELVRQRDRAYFNNVGDVQTQLRTLAPQADPNSVANAVDVRSHYFLIYGQVRHERALRMQVSLVYRADAQPNANSTRILWVHDIDRMPESR; the protein is encoded by the coding sequence ATGACGACGCGCCGCCTGCCTGCCGCCCTCGCCACACGCCGTGCCGGTGCCCGCCGGCGTGCGCGCGGCGCCGCCGTGGTGACCGCGCTGCTGATCGTGACGCTGGCCGTGGTGGTGGTCTCCGGCATGCTGTGGCGCCAGCAGGTACAGATCCGCTCGGTGGAAAACCAGCGCCTGGTTGCCCAGGCGGCCTGGATCGAGCGCGCCGCGGTCGACTGGGCGCGCCTGATCCTGCGCGACGACCAGCGCCGCACCAGCGTCGACCAGCTCGGCGAGCCGTGGGCCGTTCCAGTCGCCGAGACGCGCCTGTCGGACTTCCTGGGCGCCGCGCTGCGCACCGACCAGGCCGGCGAGACCTCCTTCCTGTCCGGGCGCGTGATGGACGCCCAGGCGCGCTTCAACCTCAACAACCTGGTGATCTGGACCACCGTCGAAGGCCAGGGCAGCGCGGCCACCATCGATACCATCGCGCTGGCCGCCTACCGTCGCCTGCTGCAGACGCTGGGCCAGAACGGCGCCCTGGCCGATGCCACCGCACGCTACCTGCTGGCCGCCCAGCGCGGCCGCCAGGGCGGCGCGCGGTCGCCGCGCCCGCCCGACAGTGCCGAGGACCTGCTGGCGGTGCCCGGCTACACGCCGCAGATCGTGGCCGCGCTCGCGCCTTTCGTCATCCTGCTGCCCGAGCGCACCGTGGTGAATGCGAACACCGCCGACCCGGAAGTGCTGGCCGCCGTCATCGAAAACCTGCCGCTGGATCGCGCGCGCGAACTGGTGCGCCAGCGCGACCGCGCCTATTTCAACAATGTCGGCGACGTGCAGACCCAGTTGCGCACGCTGGCGCCGCAGGCCGATCCCAACAGCGTGGCCAACGCCGTCGACGTGCGCAGCCATTACTTCCTGATCTACGGCCAGGTCCGCCACGAGCGGGCCCTGCGCATGCAGGTCTCGCTGGTCTACCGTGCCGATGCCCAGCCCAACGCCAACAGCACGCGGATACTGTGGGTCCACGATATCGACCGCATGCCTGAATCGCGCTGA
- the gspL gene encoding type II secretion system protein GspL, producing MSTSLYVRIPPRPHDQPQPWRFGALPFALVRDPAAATGRRAAVAPASTVLREGNARVEELPAADRLVLILSAGDVLLSEADVPPLAPARLKLALPNLVEDILAGDAQLSHIAVGPALDAAAAGTPRAARRRLLMVVDRAWLRAVLDAFAEHSHRRRCVLPAQLCLPLAEPAAPDSAADGEAATEQPPAAAAAPATLAIEDATPTLEQADGLLADDAIAAPRQAQRLWQLTVRTGPHAGYGLLLGSESLAGWLALAPAGNWIADREAGRHAGLPVAPAALGWPQWLAGAQDCLRDAALDLAQFEFAQGRAERWNLRAWRLPLALAAGLLLVQLAGMNILWLKLHQEQQRLAAAQLQALRSAFPQLPVVVDPPLQMRRQVEQLRLASGRSVPDDFLPLADRFAQAARQLPPDGLLGLEYRSRTLYVTLKAGTDTATLRSAARQAGLAMDEDNSPREGSQAPAGSSRWTVKPAL from the coding sequence TTGAGCACCTCCCTGTACGTCCGCATTCCGCCGCGCCCGCATGACCAGCCACAACCGTGGCGGTTCGGCGCCCTGCCCTTCGCGCTGGTGCGGGACCCGGCCGCCGCCACGGGCCGGCGTGCCGCCGTCGCGCCGGCGTCCACGGTGTTGCGTGAAGGCAACGCTCGGGTCGAGGAACTGCCGGCGGCCGACCGCCTGGTGCTGATCCTGTCGGCCGGCGACGTGCTGCTGAGCGAGGCCGACGTCCCGCCGCTGGCACCGGCCCGCCTGAAGCTGGCGCTGCCCAACCTGGTCGAGGACATACTCGCGGGCGACGCCCAGCTCAGCCACATCGCGGTCGGCCCGGCGCTGGACGCCGCAGCGGCCGGTACGCCGCGCGCGGCGCGCCGCCGCCTGCTGATGGTGGTCGACCGCGCCTGGCTGCGCGCGGTGCTGGATGCCTTCGCCGAACACAGCCACCGCCGCCGCTGCGTGCTGCCGGCCCAGCTCTGCCTGCCGCTGGCCGAGCCGGCCGCGCCGGACAGCGCCGCCGACGGCGAGGCCGCCACCGAGCAGCCGCCAGCGGCGGCGGCCGCGCCGGCCACGCTGGCGATCGAGGATGCCACCCCGACACTGGAGCAGGCCGACGGCCTGCTCGCCGACGACGCCATTGCCGCGCCCCGCCAGGCGCAGCGGCTATGGCAGTTGACCGTGCGCACCGGACCGCATGCCGGCTACGGCCTGCTGCTCGGCAGCGAGTCGCTGGCCGGCTGGCTCGCGCTGGCGCCGGCAGGCAACTGGATTGCGGACCGCGAAGCGGGCCGCCACGCCGGCCTGCCGGTGGCGCCGGCCGCGCTCGGCTGGCCGCAGTGGCTGGCCGGCGCCCAGGACTGCCTGCGCGACGCGGCGCTCGACCTGGCCCAGTTCGAGTTCGCCCAAGGCCGTGCCGAGCGCTGGAACCTGCGCGCCTGGCGCCTGCCGCTGGCGCTCGCCGCCGGCCTGCTGCTGGTGCAGCTGGCCGGCATGAACATCCTGTGGCTGAAACTGCACCAGGAGCAGCAACGGCTCGCGGCCGCGCAGCTGCAGGCCCTGCGCAGCGCCTTCCCGCAGCTCCCCGTGGTGGTGGACCCGCCGTTGCAGATGCGCCGCCAGGTCGAGCAGCTGCGCCTGGCCAGCGGCCGCAGCGTGCCGGACGATTTCCTGCCGCTGGCCGACCGCTTCGCCCAGGCCGCCCGCCAGTTGCCGCCCGACGGCCTGCTGGGGCTCGAATACCGCAGCCGCACGCTCTATGTGACGCTCAAGGCCGGCACCGACACCGCCACCCTGCGCAGCGCGGCGCGCCAGGCCGGGCTGGCGATGGACGAAGACAACAGCCCGCGGGAAGGCAGCCAGGCCCCGGCCGGCAGCTCGCGCTGGACGGTCAAGCCCGCCCTATGA
- a CDS encoding type II secretion system protein M — protein sequence MIPTKDSAPGRAPGPAANGGKPRSALNRLAGLARPRLPAAWRERFDAFWSARNPREQWILAGGAAVLLAVAGYSLLWEPAADASARLARSLPQQRADLAEMDTLAQEARSLNGSPPPALQGDALTQALQAGLAQQGLKATRLATNGDGSVQVQLDKVPFGALAAWLQDVRQQQRLKVTDARLSYVGATALVNMTATLQGPTAGGQR from the coding sequence GTGATACCGACCAAAGACTCCGCACCCGGCCGCGCGCCGGGCCCGGCCGCGAACGGCGGCAAGCCGCGCAGCGCCCTGAACCGCCTGGCCGGCCTGGCGCGTCCGCGCCTGCCCGCGGCCTGGCGCGAGCGCTTCGACGCCTTCTGGTCGGCACGCAATCCGCGCGAGCAATGGATCCTGGCAGGCGGGGCGGCCGTGCTGCTGGCGGTCGCCGGCTACAGCCTGCTGTGGGAACCGGCCGCCGACGCCAGCGCCCGTCTCGCGCGCAGCCTGCCGCAGCAGCGCGCCGACCTCGCCGAGATGGACACCCTGGCGCAGGAAGCGCGCAGCCTGAACGGCAGCCCGCCGCCGGCGCTGCAGGGCGATGCCCTCACCCAGGCCCTGCAGGCCGGCCTGGCCCAGCAGGGCCTGAAGGCCACCCGGCTGGCCACCAACGGCGACGGCAGTGTGCAGGTCCAGCTCGACAAGGTGCCGTTCGGCGCGCTCGCGGCGTGGCTGCAGGACGTGCGCCAGCAGCAGCGGCTCAAGGTGACCGATGCCAGGCTGAGTTACGTCGGCGCGACCGCGCTGGTCAATATGACGGCCACCTTGCAGGGCCCCACCGCAGGCGGCCAGCGCTGA
- a CDS encoding type II secretion system protein N: MARLEALRLRRPAAPAPRGWRRLGWLALGALVVGLTTLAALPAAWIADSVAAQSGQKLLLADAQGTLWQGSATLALSAGSGSETATVLPGRLQWTVAFWPLFTGRLRVTVRHTEAMDTPVALTVAPGGWQAQAGALRLPATLLEGLGAPFNSLCPDGRMQLDWTALNGSFSASGGQPAGHLTLRLDNLSSAVSRLRPLGSYRAEIDWSGGGGKLRLHTVNGPLHLEGDGTLGRQARFEGTAFADPDAAAQLVGLLSLLGRREDNVTTLRF, encoded by the coding sequence ATGGCACGGCTCGAAGCCCTGCGCCTGCGCCGGCCAGCCGCGCCCGCGCCACGCGGCTGGCGCCGCCTGGGCTGGCTGGCGCTCGGCGCGCTGGTGGTGGGCTTGACCACCCTGGCCGCCCTGCCGGCGGCCTGGATCGCAGACAGCGTGGCCGCGCAAAGCGGGCAGAAGCTGCTGCTGGCCGATGCGCAGGGCACGCTGTGGCAGGGCAGCGCCACGCTGGCCCTGTCGGCCGGCAGCGGCAGCGAGACCGCCACCGTGCTGCCCGGACGGCTGCAGTGGACGGTGGCCTTCTGGCCGCTGTTCACCGGCCGCCTGCGCGTGACGGTGCGCCATACCGAGGCCATGGACACGCCGGTGGCGCTGACCGTGGCGCCGGGTGGCTGGCAGGCCCAGGCCGGCGCGCTGCGCCTGCCGGCCACGCTGCTCGAAGGACTGGGCGCGCCATTCAACAGCCTGTGCCCCGACGGGCGCATGCAGCTCGACTGGACGGCGCTGAACGGCAGTTTCTCGGCATCCGGCGGCCAGCCGGCAGGACACCTGACGCTGCGCCTGGACAATCTGTCGTCCGCGGTCAGCCGCCTGCGCCCGCTGGGCAGCTACCGCGCCGAGATCGACTGGAGCGGCGGCGGCGGCAAGCTGCGGCTGCACACCGTCAATGGGCCGCTGCACCTGGAGGGCGACGGCACACTGGGACGGCAGGCGCGTTTCGAGGGCACGGCCTTTGCCGATCCCGACGCCGCCGCACAGCTGGTGGGCCTGCTGAGCCTGCTGGGAAGACGTGAGGACAATGTGACCACGCTGCGCTTCTGA
- the gspD gene encoding type II secretion system secretin GspD, which produces MKKQAFRPFLHTATKHATVLLCGLSLLAPAPLWAQQPAGANGRDQVVLNFVNADLESVVKAVGQATGKNFVVDPRVKGSVNLVTEQPVSREQALSTLGSVLRMQGYAIVESNGFTKVVPEADAKLQGSPTVVGPAPARGGSGGEQVVTQVFRLNYESANNLVPVLRPMIAPNNTITAYPGNNTLVITDYADNLRRLARVIAAIDAPASGEVELVPLRNAIASDAAVVLQKLLDPGAAGASGGGGGGLDASLRTSVVAEPRSNSLLIRASSRARLQQARQLIEQLDQPFSRPGNIWVVPLKNADAVKLAQTLRAIVAADSSFNSTQSGAGVGGTGATNTLQNTVANTASQYATNTTSSTGRSGTGGGSGNSAFSASFASQQLPTTGGIIQADPATNSLIITASEPVYRNLRSVIDDLDMRRAQVYIESMIVEVSSTQTSKLGIQWQGLLNASGNTIGFAGTNFGTGGANIINLAGAVAAVRADGASAINSVSGLVPDLAGLNLGVVNKAAGLGALLSALSADGSTNLLSTPNLITLENEEAKILIGQNIPVTTGSYAQTGSSSTVTPFTTYDRKDVGVTLRVKPQITDGGLVKMQIYQESSSVVSGTATLSQGPTTNVRSIETNVLVNDGQIIVLGGLIEDTYGDGVQKVPLLGDIPWIGNLFRYENKNRGKTNLLVFLRPYVMRTAGATDRLTQDRYDYMRAKQQGFVSPNNMVRDQDTPVLPPADAPAAPFVDPRDKGVAPAGPLPLPQSVPLTRSGPLLMPMPMPQSGQPTSQAAPQASAQAPQAAASGN; this is translated from the coding sequence ATGAAAAAACAAGCTTTCCGCCCGTTCCTGCACACCGCCACCAAGCACGCCACCGTGCTGCTGTGCGGCCTTTCCCTGCTGGCGCCGGCGCCGCTGTGGGCCCAGCAGCCCGCCGGCGCGAACGGACGCGACCAGGTGGTGCTCAACTTCGTCAACGCCGATCTCGAATCGGTGGTCAAGGCGGTGGGCCAGGCCACCGGCAAGAACTTCGTGGTCGACCCGCGCGTCAAGGGCTCGGTCAACCTCGTCACCGAACAGCCGGTCTCGCGCGAACAGGCGCTGTCCACGCTGGGCTCGGTGCTGCGCATGCAGGGCTACGCCATCGTGGAAAGCAACGGCTTCACCAAGGTGGTGCCGGAGGCCGATGCCAAGCTGCAGGGCTCGCCCACCGTGGTCGGCCCCGCGCCGGCGCGCGGCGGCAGCGGCGGCGAGCAGGTGGTGACCCAGGTGTTCCGGCTGAACTACGAGTCGGCCAACAACCTGGTGCCGGTGCTGCGTCCCATGATCGCGCCGAACAACACCATCACCGCCTACCCGGGCAACAACACGCTGGTCATCACCGACTACGCCGACAACCTGCGCCGCCTTGCCCGCGTGATCGCGGCCATCGACGCGCCGGCCTCCGGCGAGGTGGAGCTGGTGCCGCTGCGCAATGCCATCGCCAGCGACGCCGCCGTGGTGCTGCAGAAGCTGCTCGATCCGGGTGCCGCCGGCGCCTCGGGCGGCGGCGGTGGCGGCCTGGACGCCAGCCTGCGCACCTCGGTGGTGGCCGAACCGCGCAGCAACTCGCTGCTGATCCGCGCCTCCAGCCGTGCACGGCTGCAGCAGGCACGCCAGCTGATCGAACAGCTCGACCAGCCCTTCTCGCGCCCCGGCAACATCTGGGTGGTACCGCTGAAGAACGCCGACGCGGTCAAGCTGGCGCAGACGCTGCGGGCCATCGTCGCCGCCGACAGCAGCTTCAACAGTACGCAGTCCGGCGCCGGCGTCGGCGGCACCGGTGCCACCAATACGCTGCAGAACACCGTCGCCAACACGGCCAGCCAGTACGCCACCAACACCACCAGCAGCACCGGGCGCAGCGGCACGGGCGGCGGCAGCGGCAATTCCGCCTTCAGCGCCTCGTTCGCCAGCCAGCAACTGCCCACCACCGGAGGCATCATCCAGGCCGACCCGGCCACCAACTCGCTGATCATCACCGCCAGCGAGCCGGTCTACCGCAACCTGCGCTCGGTGATCGACGACCTCGACATGCGGCGGGCCCAGGTCTACATCGAGTCGATGATCGTCGAGGTCTCGTCCACGCAGACCTCCAAGCTCGGCATCCAGTGGCAGGGCCTGCTCAACGCGAGCGGCAACACCATCGGCTTCGCCGGCACCAACTTCGGCACCGGCGGCGCCAACATCATCAACCTGGCCGGTGCCGTCGCCGCCGTGCGCGCCGACGGCGCCTCGGCCATCAACTCCGTCTCCGGCCTGGTGCCGGACCTGGCCGGCCTGAACCTCGGCGTGGTCAACAAGGCCGCCGGGCTGGGCGCGCTGCTGAGCGCGCTGAGCGCCGACGGCAGCACCAACCTGCTGTCCACGCCGAACCTGATCACGCTGGAGAACGAGGAAGCCAAGATCCTGATCGGGCAGAACATCCCGGTCACCACCGGCTCCTACGCCCAGACCGGCAGTTCCTCCACGGTCACGCCGTTCACCACCTACGACCGCAAGGACGTCGGCGTCACGCTGCGCGTCAAGCCGCAGATCACCGACGGCGGCCTGGTCAAGATGCAGATCTACCAGGAATCGTCTTCGGTGGTATCTGGCACCGCCACGCTGTCCCAGGGCCCGACCACCAACGTGCGCTCGATCGAGACCAATGTGCTGGTCAACGACGGCCAGATCATCGTGCTCGGCGGCCTGATCGAGGACACCTATGGCGACGGCGTGCAGAAGGTGCCGCTGCTGGGCGACATCCCCTGGATCGGCAACCTGTTCCGCTACGAGAACAAGAACCGCGGCAAGACCAACCTGCTGGTATTCCTGCGCCCCTACGTGATGCGCACCGCCGGCGCCACCGACCGCCTGACGCAGGACCGCTACGACTACATGCGCGCCAAGCAGCAGGGCTTCGTCTCGCCCAACAATATGGTGCGCGACCAGGACACGCCGGTGCTGCCGCCGGCAGACGCGCCGGCGGCGCCCTTCGTCGACCCGCGCGACAAGGGCGTGGCGCCAGCCGGGCCGCTGCCGCTGCCGCAGTCCGTGCCGCTGACGCGGTCCGGGCCGTTGCTGATGCCGATGCCGATGCCGCAGTCCGGGCAGCCGACCTCGCAAGCGGCACCGCAAGCCTCCGCCCAGGCGCCGCAGGCCGCCGCCTCCGGCAACTGA
- the gspE gene encoding type II secretion system ATPase GspE, whose protein sequence is MAARLLPYAFAREGRLLVAHQRADGLEVWVSRATAPAALAEVARVHGPLQLRVLEPDALERAMSDAYNRQDGSAAQVVGEVEGEVDLSRLMQDIPAVEDLLESEDDAPIIRMINALLTQAAREGASDIHIEPFESASVVRFRVDGTLRDVVRPKKALHGALISRIKIMAQLDIAEKRLPQDGRITLRVGGRPVDVRVSTLPTGHGERAVLRLLDKEAGRLDLAKLGMAPGTLAGFDGLIRQPHGIVLVTGPTGSGKTTTLYAALSRLDAQSTNIMTVEDPIEYDLDGIGQTQVNARIDMTFAKALRAILRQDPDVVMIGEIRDLETAQIAVQASLTGHLVLATLHTNDSASAVTRLVDMGIEPFLLSSSLLGVLAQRLVRRLCPHCKREEVIEAAPDEGGALQPQGRPLQRVWHAAGCDKCGHSGYQGRMGVYELLSVDDQIRTMIHRQTPEAEIKQAALARGMHTMRGDAQRWIDSGATSLEEVLRVTRD, encoded by the coding sequence ATGGCGGCCCGGCTGCTGCCCTACGCCTTCGCGCGCGAGGGCCGGCTGCTGGTCGCGCACCAGCGCGCCGACGGGCTCGAGGTCTGGGTCAGCCGCGCCACCGCACCGGCCGCGCTGGCCGAAGTGGCGCGCGTGCACGGCCCGCTGCAGCTGCGGGTACTCGAGCCCGACGCGCTGGAACGCGCCATGTCCGATGCCTACAACCGCCAGGACGGCAGCGCCGCCCAGGTGGTCGGCGAGGTCGAGGGCGAGGTCGACCTGTCGCGGCTGATGCAGGACATTCCCGCGGTGGAAGACCTGCTCGAATCCGAGGACGACGCCCCCATCATCCGCATGATCAACGCGCTGCTGACGCAGGCCGCGCGCGAAGGCGCCTCGGACATCCACATCGAGCCCTTCGAGTCGGCCTCGGTGGTGCGCTTCCGCGTGGACGGCACGCTGCGCGACGTGGTGCGCCCGAAGAAGGCGCTGCACGGCGCGCTGATCTCGCGCATCAAGATCATGGCCCAGCTCGATATCGCCGAGAAGCGCCTGCCGCAGGACGGCCGCATCACCCTGCGCGTGGGCGGCCGCCCGGTCGACGTGCGCGTCTCCACGCTGCCCACCGGCCACGGCGAGCGCGCGGTGCTGCGCCTGCTCGACAAGGAAGCCGGGCGCCTCGACCTGGCCAAGCTCGGCATGGCGCCGGGCACGCTGGCCGGTTTCGACGGCCTGATCCGCCAGCCGCACGGCATCGTGCTGGTGACCGGCCCGACCGGCTCGGGCAAGACCACCACGCTGTACGCGGCGCTCTCGCGGCTGGACGCGCAGAGCACCAACATCATGACGGTGGAAGATCCGATCGAGTACGACCTCGACGGCATCGGCCAGACCCAGGTCAACGCCCGCATCGACATGACCTTCGCCAAGGCCCTGCGCGCCATCCTGCGCCAGGACCCGGACGTGGTGATGATCGGCGAGATCCGCGACCTGGAGACCGCGCAGATCGCCGTGCAGGCCTCCCTCACCGGCCACCTGGTGCTGGCGACGCTGCACACCAACGACTCGGCCTCGGCAGTGACCCGCCTGGTCGACATGGGCATCGAGCCCTTCCTGCTGTCGTCGTCATTGCTTGGCGTGCTGGCGCAGCGCCTGGTACGCCGCCTGTGCCCGCACTGCAAGCGCGAGGAGGTCATCGAGGCCGCGCCGGACGAGGGCGGGGCCCTGCAGCCGCAGGGACGGCCGCTGCAGCGCGTGTGGCACGCGGCAGGCTGCGACAAGTGCGGCCATTCCGGTTATCAGGGCCGCATGGGCGTCTATGAGCTGCTGAGCGTGGACGACCAGATCCGCACCATGATCCACCGCCAGACGCCCGAGGCGGAGATCAAGCAGGCGGCGCTGGCTCGCGGCATGCACACCATGCGCGGCGACGCGCAGCGCTGGATCGACAGCGGTGCCACCTCGCTCGAGGAAGTGCTGCGCGTGACGCGCGACTGA
- the gspF gene encoding type II secretion system inner membrane protein GspF, with the protein MPAFRYEAVDAAGKTDRGVVDADSPKQARAQLRARGLTPLSVDVLGAGSDSGRGKAAGLVRRLTKQEQALFTRQLASLIVAGLPLDEALGALADQAERAYVHELLAGIRADVMGGNSLSAALSQHPRDFPDIYRALVSAGEHSGHLGLVLERLADYVEARNALTGKIRLAFTYPAIVTVVAFAIVIFLLSYVVPQVVSVFANTKQKLPTLTIIMLALSDFVRNWWWAALAAIAAVTLGIRALLRQPGVRLSWHRWLLTAPLAGKLIRGYDSARFASTLAILVSAGVPILRSLQAAGETLTNEALKANVDDATTRVREGASLARALAAQNQFPPVLVHLIRSGEATGNLPTMLERAAQGEAQELERRTMFLTSLLEPLLILTMGVVVLLIVLAVLMPIIEINQLVR; encoded by the coding sequence ATGCCAGCCTTCCGCTATGAAGCCGTCGACGCGGCCGGCAAGACCGACCGCGGCGTGGTCGACGCCGACAGTCCCAAGCAGGCGCGCGCGCAGCTGCGCGCGCGCGGCCTGACCCCGCTCTCGGTCGACGTCCTCGGCGCCGGCAGCGACAGCGGACGCGGCAAGGCCGCCGGCCTGGTGCGGCGCCTGACCAAGCAGGAACAGGCGCTGTTCACGCGCCAGCTCGCCAGCCTGATCGTGGCCGGCCTGCCGCTGGACGAAGCGCTGGGCGCGCTGGCCGACCAGGCAGAGCGCGCCTACGTGCACGAACTGCTGGCCGGCATCCGCGCCGACGTGATGGGCGGCAATTCGCTGTCGGCGGCGCTGTCGCAGCACCCGCGCGACTTTCCCGACATCTACCGCGCCCTGGTCTCGGCCGGCGAGCACTCCGGCCACCTCGGCCTGGTGCTGGAGCGGCTGGCCGACTACGTGGAAGCGCGCAACGCGCTGACCGGCAAGATCCGCCTGGCCTTCACCTACCCCGCCATCGTCACCGTGGTGGCCTTCGCCATCGTCATCTTCCTGCTCTCCTACGTGGTGCCGCAGGTGGTGAGCGTGTTCGCCAACACCAAGCAGAAGCTGCCGACGCTGACCATCATCATGCTGGCGCTGTCGGATTTCGTGCGCAATTGGTGGTGGGCCGCGCTCGCCGCGATCGCCGCGGTGACGTTGGGCATCCGCGCGCTGTTGCGCCAGCCCGGCGTGCGCCTGTCCTGGCACCGCTGGCTGCTGACCGCGCCGCTGGCCGGCAAGCTGATCCGCGGCTACGACTCCGCGCGCTTCGCCAGCACCCTGGCCATCCTGGTCTCGGCCGGGGTGCCGATCCTGCGCAGCCTACAGGCCGCCGGCGAAACCCTCACCAACGAGGCGCTCAAGGCCAACGTCGACGACGCCACCACGCGCGTGCGCGAAGGCGCCTCGCTGGCGCGTGCGCTGGCGGCGCAGAACCAGTTCCCGCCGGTGCTGGTGCACCTGATCCGCTCCGGCGAAGCCACCGGCAACCTGCCGACCATGCTGGAACGTGCGGCGCAGGGCGAGGCGCAGGAACTGGAGCGGCGCACGATGTTCCTCACCAGCTTGCTGGAGCCGCTGCTGATCCTGACCATGGGGGTGGTGGTGCTGTTGATCGTGCTGGCGGTGTTGATGCCGATTATTGAGATCAATCAGTTGGTGAGGTGA